From Xiphophorus hellerii strain 12219 chromosome 20, Xiphophorus_hellerii-4.1, whole genome shotgun sequence, the proteins below share one genomic window:
- the ift52 gene encoding intraflagellar transport protein 52 homolog — translation MMEKEQQSFIIFNASKRELFGINNGYKYMQKRLRAQWKIQSIKEELSAEKLKGVKLWITAGPREKFTASELEVLKHYLDGGGNMLVMLGEGGEMKYDTNINFLLEEFGIMVNSDAVVRNVYYKYFHPKEALVSNGVLNREISRAAGKVVTGVIEDEATGNNSQALTFVYPFGATLSVMKPAVAVLSTGSVCFPLNRPVLAFYHGKESGKLAVLASCHMFCDQYSDREDNSKIMDVVLQWLMSENIQLNQIDAEDPEIADYTMLPDTGRLSEQLRVCLQEGDENPRDFTSLFDMSLFNLSPNSLPEVISSFKQLNVKHEPLQLITPQFETPLPQLQPAVFPPALSELPPPMLDLFDLDETFSSEKVRLAQLTNKCTDDDLEFYVRKCGEILGVTPKLDKEHRDAKHILEHIFFQVVEFKKLNQEHDFDPETRFTPL, via the exons ATGATGGAGAAAGAACAACAGAGCTTCATAATCTTTAATGCTTCCAAAAGAGAGCTGTTTGGCATCAACAATGGCTACAAGTACATGCAGAAGAGACTCAGAGCGCAGTGGAAGATCCAGAG TATAAAGGAAGAACTGTCTGCAGAGAAGCTGAAGGGTGTGAAGCTGTGGATAACTGCCGGCCCAAGGGAGAAGTTCACAGCATCAGAG CTGGAGGTGCTGAAGCACTACCTGGACGGAGGAGGAAACATGCTGGTCATGCTTGGAGAGGGAGGAGAAATGAAATATGACACAAACATCAATTTCCTCCTGGAGGAGTTTGGAATAATGGTCAACAGCG ACGCTGTAGTTCGGAATGTGTACTACAAATACTTTCACCCCAAGGAGGCCCTGGTCTCTAACGGCGTGTTGAACAG agaaatcagtCGAGCTGCCGGCAAAGTTGTAACCGGGGTGATTGAGGATGAAGCTACTGGAAACAACTCACA GGCTCTGACATTTGTGTATCCTTTTGGAGCCACACTGAGCGTGATGAAACCTGCTGTGGCTGTTCTGTCCACCGGCTCTGTCTGCTTCCCGCTCAACAGGCCCGTCCTGGCCTTCTACCACGGAAAG GAGTCTGGCAAACTGGCCGTTTTGGCTTCCTGCCACATGTTCTGTGATCAGTACTCGGACAGGGAagacaacagtaaaataatg GACGTCGTGCTTCAGTGGCTCATGTCAGAAAACATTCAGCTGAATCAGATCGACGCAGAGGATCCCGAG ATTGCAGACTACACAATGCTGCCAGACACGGGCCGCTTGTCGGAACAGCTGCGAGTGTGTTTACAGGAGGGAGACGAGAACCCGCGGGACTTCACCTCCCTCTTCGATATGTCTTTGTTCAATTTGTCACCCAACAGTTTACCAGAAGTCATAAG TTCTTTTAAGCAGCTCAATGTGAAACACGAGCCACTTCAGCTCATCACTCCACAGTTTGAGACGCCGCTGCCTCAGCTTCAGCCTGCT GTCTTTCCCCCTGCGTTAAGTGAGCTGCCTCCTCCCATGCTGGACCTGTTTGATCTTGATGAAACGTTCTCCTCTGAGAAAGTGCGACTTGCCCAACTTACCAATAAAT gcacagATGACGACCTTGAGTTTTATGTACGCAAATGTGGTGAAATTCTGGGTGTGACACCGAAGCTGGATAAAGAGCACAGGGACGCAAAGCACATCCTGGAACACATTTTCTTCCAGGTGGTAGAATTCAAGAAACTTAACCAG gaaCATGACTTCGACCCAGAGACCCGATTCACTCCACTCTAA
- the acot8 gene encoding acyl-coenzyme A thioesterase 8 isoform X2 produces the protein MAEGKVSKSDSLNRLIDIIESQNSAEDDGSESSGARYPQDLRSVLVTSVLNLEQLDIDLYRGTHHWVPRTQRLFGGQIIGQALVAAAKSVSDDLYAHSLHCYFVRAGDPKVPVLYQVDRTRDGRSFTVRSVKAIQHGQPILICQASFQLLQPSPLQHQFPMPVVPQPEDLPTVEEIIQRYLSKPDLTESAKQGLNKLLATEVPIEVKPVSPAQFYRHVSGEPRRLFWARARGHIGEGNMKLHCCVAAYVSDFALLGTVLLPYPKYKARFTASLDHAMWFHSTFRSDEWMLYECDSPWAGSSRGLAQGRLWRRDGVLAASCSQEGVLRVKPVPENSKL, from the exons ATGGCAGAAGGGAAAGTGAGCAAGAGTGATTCCCTTAACCGGTTAATTGATATAATAGAGTCACAGAATTCAGCTGAGGATGACGGCTCGGAAAGTTCTGGAGCTCGTTACCCGCAGGACCTCCGAAGCGTCCTGGTTACCAGTGTCTTAAACCTAGAGCAGCTGGACATTGACCTCTACAG GGGAACACACCACTGGGTGCCGCGCACGCAGCGCTTATTTGGCGGTCAGATCATCGGCCAGGCTCTGGTGGCTGCTGCCAAATCGGTCAGTGATGATCTCTATGCCCACTCGCTCCATTGCTACTTTGTGCGAGCAG gaGACCCTAAGGTACCGGTTCTGTACCAGGTGGACCGCACTAGAGATGGGCGCAGTTTCACTGTGCGCTCTGTGAAGGCCATCCAGCACGGACAACCCATCCTGATCTGCCAGGCGtccttccagctgctgcagccgaGCCCGCTGCAGCACCAGTTCCCCATGCCGGTGGTCCCTCAGCCTGAAGACCTGCCCACCGTTGAGGAGATCATCCAGCGTTACCTCAG TAAACCAGACCTGACAGAGAGTGCAAAACAAGGCCTGAACAAACTCCTGGCTACCGAGGTTCCCATCGAGGTGAAGCCCGTCAGCCCAGCACAGTTTTACCGCCATGTTTCAGGAGAACCGCGGAGGCTGTTCTGGGCCAGAGCTCGAGGACATATCG GTGAAGGAAACATGAAGTTGCACTGCTGTGTGGCCGCCTACGTGTCAGACTTTGCCCTCCTGGGGACGGTACTGCTGCCGTATCCTAAATACAAAGCCCGCTTCACCGCCTCCCTGGACCACGCCATGTGGTTCCACAGCACCTTCCGTAGCGACGAGTGGATGCTGTACGAATGTGACAGCCCCTGGGCAG gaagcagcagaggaCTGGCTCAGGGCCGGCTGTGGAGAAGAGATGGGGTCCTGGCAGCCTCATGTTCTCAGGAAGGGGTTCTGAGAGTCAAACCTGTCCCAGAGAACAGCAAGCtatag
- the acot8 gene encoding acyl-coenzyme A thioesterase 8 isoform X1 produces MAEGKVSKSDSLNRLIDIIESQNSAEDDGSESSGARYPQDLRSVLVTSVLNLEQLDIDLYSPISFSPRGTHHWVPRTQRLFGGQIIGQALVAAAKSVSDDLYAHSLHCYFVRAGDPKVPVLYQVDRTRDGRSFTVRSVKAIQHGQPILICQASFQLLQPSPLQHQFPMPVVPQPEDLPTVEEIIQRYLSKPDLTESAKQGLNKLLATEVPIEVKPVSPAQFYRHVSGEPRRLFWARARGHIGEGNMKLHCCVAAYVSDFALLGTVLLPYPKYKARFTASLDHAMWFHSTFRSDEWMLYECDSPWAGSSRGLAQGRLWRRDGVLAASCSQEGVLRVKPVPENSKL; encoded by the exons ATGGCAGAAGGGAAAGTGAGCAAGAGTGATTCCCTTAACCGGTTAATTGATATAATAGAGTCACAGAATTCAGCTGAGGATGACGGCTCGGAAAGTTCTGGAGCTCGTTACCCGCAGGACCTCCGAAGCGTCCTGGTTACCAGTGTCTTAAACCTAGAGCAGCTGGACATTGACCTCTACAG tccCATCTCTTTCTCCCCCAGGGGAACACACCACTGGGTGCCGCGCACGCAGCGCTTATTTGGCGGTCAGATCATCGGCCAGGCTCTGGTGGCTGCTGCCAAATCGGTCAGTGATGATCTCTATGCCCACTCGCTCCATTGCTACTTTGTGCGAGCAG gaGACCCTAAGGTACCGGTTCTGTACCAGGTGGACCGCACTAGAGATGGGCGCAGTTTCACTGTGCGCTCTGTGAAGGCCATCCAGCACGGACAACCCATCCTGATCTGCCAGGCGtccttccagctgctgcagccgaGCCCGCTGCAGCACCAGTTCCCCATGCCGGTGGTCCCTCAGCCTGAAGACCTGCCCACCGTTGAGGAGATCATCCAGCGTTACCTCAG TAAACCAGACCTGACAGAGAGTGCAAAACAAGGCCTGAACAAACTCCTGGCTACCGAGGTTCCCATCGAGGTGAAGCCCGTCAGCCCAGCACAGTTTTACCGCCATGTTTCAGGAGAACCGCGGAGGCTGTTCTGGGCCAGAGCTCGAGGACATATCG GTGAAGGAAACATGAAGTTGCACTGCTGTGTGGCCGCCTACGTGTCAGACTTTGCCCTCCTGGGGACGGTACTGCTGCCGTATCCTAAATACAAAGCCCGCTTCACCGCCTCCCTGGACCACGCCATGTGGTTCCACAGCACCTTCCGTAGCGACGAGTGGATGCTGTACGAATGTGACAGCCCCTGGGCAG gaagcagcagaggaCTGGCTCAGGGCCGGCTGTGGAGAAGAGATGGGGTCCTGGCAGCCTCATGTTCTCAGGAAGGGGTTCTGAGAGTCAAACCTGTCCCAGAGAACAGCAAGCtatag